The stretch of DNA GATCTCAAGCCGGCAAAGCGCGCCTGAGCTTACGATGGCGAATCACATCACCCTCGCCGGTTTGCCACTGGTCAACCTCAAGCGCAAACCGTTTCGTACTGCAGCGCTTACCATCGTCGTCACCATGCTTACCGTGGCCTTTTATGGAGGCTCGCTGCTGTCCATGAATCTTGAAGCTGGTTTGAACAGCATGCAGGAACGTATGGGCGCCGATCTTATGGTCACGCCGCAAAATACCAAAAACGAGGCCGAGGCGCTGCTGACCAATGGGTCAGCAAGCACGTTCTACTTCACCAACGACATCACCGGTGAAGTGGCGAAAGCCGACGGCATCGACGAAATCACGGAGCAAACATATATCTCATCGCTGGCCGCCGCATGCTGCGACGAAAAAGTGCAGATCATCGGATTCAATCCCGAGACCGACTTCGTAATCACCCCTTGGATTGCATCGCAGTTCGACGGCACGCTTCAGCGCGGTCAGATCGTTGCCGGAGCCAGCATCAGCGTGTCGAGCAATAACACGGTCAAACTGTACGGACATGAATTCCCAGTGGCGGCGCAACTCGCCAACACGGGTACGTCACTCGACAATTCCGTATTCGTGAACATGCAGACCGTTCCCGACGTGGTTGGCTATTCCGTCAAGGTAGGTCATGCCGCCATTCCGGAAGACTATGCCGACAAAGCCGTTTCCGCAGTGCTCATCAAAGTCAAAGACGGTTATTCCGCTCAGCAGGTCGCTTCAAACATCACCAAAACGACCGGAATCAAAAGCCTTGGATACGTGTATCCAGGAGGTATTACGGCTACCACGAAAACCAATCTGAACGTGATTATTCGCTACGTGACCCTTTTCGTCGCGGTGTTCTGGGTTATGGGCCTGATCGTGCTGCTTGCGGTATTCTCGTCCGCCATGAACGAACGTAAGCGTGAATTCGCCGCATATCGCATTCTTGGCGCCAATCGTTCCACTTTGGTTGGCATCATTGTGAAGGAATCGGCCATGATTGGAGCTTTGGGCGGAGTTGTTGGCATTGCGGTCGCATCGCTTGCGATTTTCCCGTTCAGCACGCTTATCGGACAGCAGTTGCAGTTGCCGTATCTGCAAACCAACATATGGAATGTGCTGGCATTGATCGCAGTGAGTTTCGTGTTCGCAGTGCTTACCGGACTACTCGCCTCCGTGGCGACGGCGGTGAAACTCTCCGCTCCCGAAACCTATCTGACTTTGAGAGAAGGTGAATGATGGCGGAAAACACGGTTCTCGAAGTAAAAGAGCTCACTCGCGAGTTCACACGTCGCGGCAAACCGTTCGCGGCTGTAGATCATGTCGACTTCACCTTGAATCAAGGCGAGTTCGTGGCGATCGTCGGACGTTCCGGCAATGGTAAAAGCACGTTGCTGAATCTTATAACTGGTCTGCTCAAACCCACGTCCGGATTCATCGATTTGGACGGTAACGACGTGACGCGGCTGAATGACAGGCAAATGTCGATCGTGCGCAATCGCACCATCGGTTTCGTCACACAAAGCCAGACGTTGCTGCAGAATCTTACGGTGCTTGACAATGTGATTCTTCCCTCCATTCTGCAGAACGGCAAAACAGAGCAGTGCGATACCCAGGTACTTGCGGATTCGTACGATTTGAAAGCGACGGAAGAGAACGCTTCCGATTCGCCTTCCGAACAGACGGTCGATGACGGACTTCCGGATGTCATTGCGGCGGTTCCGGCGGCAAAAACGCAAAACAATCTCGTTCAGGATCATGCCGTGGAACGTGCGCACTCGTTGTTGCGCCGACTGCAGGTCGATGATTTGGCGGAATGCTATCCGAAAGAACTTTCCGGTGGTGAGATGAGACGTGTCAGCATAGCGCGAGCTTTGATGAACGGTCCAAAACTACTGATTGCCGATGAACCCACCGGCGATTTGGACGCCGAAAACACCACCATCGTTATGAGGCTACTGCAGGAAGCCGCCAAAGACGGTACGGCCGTACTCATGGTCACCCATGATCCGGACGCGCTCGCATATGTGGATCGAACTTACCGCATGGACAGGGGCGTACTGTCTGAGGCATAGCGTCGAAATGGCAGTGTGACATGCCGAAGAGGGCGGAACGGCAAGCTCGTCCCGCCCTCATGTGTATTATTAACGATTGGTGTGCGCCCGCAAGGGAACATGCCGTCTGGAGTCTTAGCCCATCAGTGGGTCGGCGGCCGATACGAGCTGTATTACGGCACGTGTTCAAGCCGTTCGTGTTCTGCACGAAGAAGCACTGGAGAGGCTGGCTCAGCGCATATCGGGAAACCGGTTTGCGCTCCGTTCAGACAACGACAGAACAAACAAAGGATTAAACCAATGACGAACGTTCAGCGTTCTCGCCGTCAGGTGCGTCTTTCCCGCGCCCTCGGCATCGCACTGACCCCTAAGGCTCAGCGCATTTTCGAAAAGCGTCCGTATGCTCCGGGCGAGCACGGTCGCACCCGCCGTCGCACTGAGTCCGATTATGCAGTGCGTCTGCGTGAAAAGCAGCGTCTTCGCGCTCAGTATGGCATCTCCGAGAAGCAGCTTCGCGCCGCTTACGAGAAGGGCACCCACACTGCCGGACAGACCGGTAACGCCATGCTGACCGACCTTGAGACCCGTCTTGACGCTCTGGTTCTGCGTGCAGGCTTCGCCCGCACCACCGCCCAGGCCCGTCAGTTCGTGGTCCACCGCCACATCCTCGTTGACGGCAACATCGTCGACCGCCCGTCCTACCGCGTCAAGCCTGGCCAGACCATTCAGGTCAAGGCCAAGAGCCAGACCATGGTTCCGTTCCAGGCCGCTGCCGAAGGCGTGCACCGCGATGTGCTGCCGGCGGTCCCGGGCTACCTGGACGTCAACCTGCCTTCTCTGAAGGCCGCCCTGACTCGCAAGCCTGAAGCCGAGGAGATTCCGGTGCAGGTCAACATCCAGTACGTGGTCGAATTCTACGCCCGCTGATCTGGATCTACATACTGTAAGAACCTACAGTATAAGGACATACAGCAAGAGCCTCGCAATCCCAGCGGTTGCGAGGCTCTTCGCTATCTAATGAACGTAACTGTTAACACCTAGTCGCCGATGATGCCTCCCACAACGCCACTGACAATCGTCATGACAAGAGAGCCCAGCACAGACCATACGAATCCGTCAATAGTGACGCCCACGGAGAAAAACGACAGCGCCAACCATGATGCGAGCTGCATGAACAGCCAGTTGATCACCAATGCGACCAACCCGAACGAAACAATCGACAATGGCAATGCGATGATGTGGATGATTGGCTTGATGGAAGCGTTGATCAGCGCCATGAACAAAGCGAACGCAGCAATGCCAAGTACAGGAGGCTCTCCGATGGCATGCATGCCGGGGAGAACCGCGACCATAACGCCCGCCGCGACGGTAAGAATTAGCCAACGAGAAATAAAATGATCCATAACAACATCGTATAGCACGAATTTGCTCAAACCGTGAGGGTAGCATGGAGCCCATGTTGCTTCATCTTCATCTCGTCCGACATGGGCAGACGTTTTTCAACCGATATAACAGGTTGCAGGGCTGGTCGAATTCTCCATTGACGGAATCCGGCATCGCCGACGCAGACAAGGCCGCAAACAAATTGAAGGATTTCGATTTTGCCGCGGCATACTGCTCCGACACCACGCGTGCGCAGATGACCGCCCAACATATTCTTGATGTGAACGAGGCGTCCGGGCATGTTCGCCCTCAATTGATGAGCGACATGCATTTCCGTGAACAGTTCTACGGCTATTTCGAAGGGCAGGATATGGGCGTGGCATGGACCGCCGCTGGAGGCCCCCACGGTGCGAAGAACTACAATGACATCGTTGAACAGTACGGCCTTGGTGCAACGCGTGACTTCCTTAAAGAGGCTGATCCGTTCCACGACGCCGAATCCGATGCCGAGTATTGGGCGAGGGTCGAAGCCGGTTTTGCTTTGATCGCATCCAATCCCATGCTGAAGGACGGCGATGATGTGCTGCAGATTTCTCACGGCAACACGCTGCTGAGCCTTATGCACCGTTTTGCTCCGGAGGGATACGATTTGAGTGAACGCCCGGCCAATGGATCGGTGACCGTTCTTGACTTCGATACGACGAAACCCATCGAAGAAGCGGTAAGCGTCATTTCATACAATCAGTGAACATAGCTTGCCTTAGGTCGGGGCTTTTTACTACTGTTATGCGGGTATTGCGTTCGCGGGCAACCGTGGGACTGAAAAGAGGTTCAAGATGGGTGTTGGAGAAATAGCCGGTCTGATTGCGGCAATCGCTTTTGCGATTCTTGCCGGTTTCATGATCTACCCGTTGATTCGTCTCGGTAAGCTGTTCGACCAGATCGCCGAAACCGTCAAAGATACGGGGGATCATGCGATTCCTGCGCTTGACGAAAGTGTGATCACCGTCCAGCAGGTCAACAAATCGTTGGAAGACGTCAACAAGATCTCCGCAGCGGCTTCCACGACGGCCAATAATGTCGGTGCGCTGACCGATCTGTATGGATCGTTCCTCGGCAAGCCGATCATCAAGGTCGCTTCCGCGGCATATGCCCTGAAAACCACTGCGCAGTCCTTCATGAACAAGAAGAACATCAACAGCGCAGCAAGTAACAAGGGGGAGTGATGTTCAAGCGTCTCTTCTGGATCTCCATCGGTGTGGGCATCGGTGCTGTGGCCGTGACCAAGGCACAGGCATACGTCAAGGCCAACACTCCTGACGCGGCCAGGCAGTTCCTGCTTGGACCAGACCAAGATCACGTGGCCGTACGTACCCTTGAAGGCTTGTTCAATGAGTTCGACAAAGCCCGCCGAGCCCGCGAAGCTGAACTTAACACCAAATATGCGAGCAAAATCAGCTGATTCTTCAGCGTGACACAAGTTCAGACAACAATCACGAATTCTTTGGAAGGCATTAGGCTTTCCAGCAAAAAAGGAGCTCAATCTCAAATGCGCACTTCTGAAATCGCGAAGCGCTATCTTGATTATTTCGAAAAGCACGGCCATCTTATCGTGCCTTCGGCATCGCTGATCTCTCCGAACCCGACCACCCTGTTCACCATCGCAGGCATGGTCCCGTTCATTCCTTACCTCATGGGCGAGCAGACTCCGCCGAAGAGCCGCATGGCATCCAATCAGAAGTGCGTGCGTACTTTGGATATCGACGAGGTCGGCAAAACCACCCGTCACGGTACTTTCTTCCAGATGCTGGGCAATTTCTCCTTTGGTGATTACTTCAAGGAAGAAGCCATCCACTATGCGTATGAGCTGCTGACCACCCCGCAAGACAAGGGCGGCTACGGCTTCGATCCGGAGAAACTGTGGATGACCACCTTCACCGACGATGAGGAAGCCCGCTCGATGTGGAAGAACGAGGGTGTTGACCCCGAACACATCCAGATCATGGGCATGGAAGACAACTTCTGGACGACCGGTGGTCCTGGCCCCGGCGGCCCGTGCTCCGAAATCTACGTGGACCGTGGACCGGAATACGGCGTGGAAGGCGGTCCGATCGCCGACGAGAACCGCTACATTGAAATTTGGGATCTCGTGTTCGAAAACTACGAGGTCGATAATGTCAAGTCCAAGACCGACCTGCACATCGTGGGCGAACTTGAGAACAAGAATATCGACACCGGCGCTGGTCTGGAACGCCTTGCCTATCTGATGCAAGGCAAGCAGAACATTTATGAGACTGACGAGGTTTTCCCGGTCATCGAAGCAGCCCAGAAGCTGTCTGGCCGTATGTATGGCGATGACGAAGCCATGGACGTGCGCTTCCGCATCGTGGCCGACCATGTGCGCTCCGCCTTGATGATCATGTCTGACGGCGTGCGCCCATCCAACAACGGTCGTGGCTATGTGCTGCGTCGACTGCTGCGTCGTACTGTCAAGGCCATGCGTGAACTCGGTGTGACCGGTCCGGTCATGCCGACCCTGCTGCCGACTTCCAAGGCGGCTATGGAGCCGAGCTATCCGGAACTCAATAACACTTTCCGTGATGTGTCCGAGGCGGCTTACGGCGAGGAAGATGCGTTCCGCCGCACGTTGGAATCCGGTACCGAAATCTTTGATCTCGCTGTGGCAAAGGCCAAGGAATCCGGATCCGACGCCGTTTCCGGCGAAGATGCGTTCAAGCTGCACGACACCTATGGCTTCCCAATCGAGATCACCCTTGAAATGGCCGCAGATCAGGGTGTCAAGGTCGATGAGGCCAAGTTCCGTGAGCTTATGGCCGAGCAGAAGAGCCGCGCACGTGCCGATGCTCTTAAGAAGCGCCACAACGTGGATCTTTCCGTCTACGACGATTTCAAGAAGACGCTGGTTCAGCCCATCGACTTCCTCGGTTACACCGACATGTCCGCGCGAGCCAAGGTGTTGGGCATCATGCAGGAAGGCAAGGGCTCCGTTCCCGCAGCCACCGGTCCGGCCAATATCGAAGTCATTCTCGACCGTACCCCGTTCTACGCGCAGGCCGGTGGTCAGCTCGCCGATCAAGGCGAGATCCTCTCCGACGATGGTGCCGTGCTCGAGGTCGACGATGTGCAGAAGCCGATCAAGGATCTCATCGTGCACCAGTGCCGTCTGACCGAAGGCACACTGGTTGTCGGTGCCGAGGTCAACGCCAACATCGATCTTGATCGCCGTGGCGCCATCGCCCGCGCGCACACCGCTACCCACATGGTGCACAAGGCGCTGCGTGAGGAGCTTGGTCCTCAGGCCACCCAGCGCGGTTCCGAAGATGCGCCGAACCGTCTGCGTTTCGACTTCCAGTGGTCCAGCGCTCCGAGCAAGGATGCGATGAACTCCGTGGAAGCTCGTGTCAACGAGAAGCTGCGCGAAAATCTCGCCGTCACCACTCAGGAAATGAAGTTCGATGATGCCATTGCTCTGGGCGCCATGCACCTGTTCGGAGAGAAGTACGGCGACGTCGTGCGTGTGGTTTCCATTGGTGAAGACGGCTGGAGCCGTGAGCTCTGCGGCGGTACCCACATCGATCATGTAGGTAAGATCGGCGCGGTCAACATCATGTCCGAAGCTTCCATCGGTTCCGGAGTGCGCCGTGTCGATGCGGTCGTAGGCGAAAGCGCTTACGAGTTCAACGCTCGCGAGCATGCGTTGGTGTCTCAGCTTTCCGACATGGTCAACGCCCGTCCGGATGAGCTGGCTGACCGCGTGAACGCATTGCTTGCCAAGCTCAAGGAATCCGATCGCCGTCTTGCAGCTATGTATGAATCCCAGCTTTCCGCTTCCGTTCCGGTTCTGGTTGCGGAGACCAAGGCTTCTCAGGCTCCAGTCAAGGTAGCTGCGAAGAACGTCGAGCATTTCGGTTCCTTCGACGCGCTGCGTAAGACCGTACTTGACGTCCGTGGCCAGCTCGGTGAGGAAAACCCGGTCGTGGTGGCCCTCTCTGGCGTGAATGAGGAAGGCAAGCCCATGGTTGCCGTGGCCACCAATGAAGCCGCACGCAAGCAGGGTATCAAGGCGGGAGATCTCGTTCGAGGCGCATCTAAGATCCTCGGCGGCGGTGGCGGCGGCAAGCCGGACTTCGCTCAGGGTGGCGGCGCGGACGCCACCAAGATTGACGAGGCTCTCGAGGCGTTGGTCCATCAGGCCATGAAGGGCTGAACCACCAAACATGGTTTGGCTTGGCATTGATTTGGGTGATGCCAGGGTCGGACTCGCATTGTCTGACCCCGGCATCACCCTCGCACACCCTGCAGGCAACATCCAAGTCTACGGGGATTCATTTCGCGCATTGGATGAGGTCGTCGACGTCATCGAAGACGAATCAGTCGACCATGTGATAGTCGGGTTGCCGTTGCTGTTAAGCGGAGAAGAAGGCAAAAGCGCGAAGAAGGCACGGCGGTGGACCGTTAATCTTGAGAGAAGACTGCGTGCCGCGGTGGATGATGATGAATACTCGTTGACGCAAGTTCCAACCATCGAATTGGTTGACGAGCGACTGACCACGGTGACTGCGCATCATCAGCTGTTCGATGCGCAAATCGGTGGACGTGAGCATCGTCCTATGGTCGATCAACAGTCGGCGGTGGTGATACTGCAGACGGCAATCGACAGAAGAGAGAGACAAGAGGAGAGGGGCCTGTGACCGACAATCTCGATGATTTTTTCTCCGATAACGCGCAATGGGTGGATTCGTCGGATGACACATCCTTCAACTCGGCAATGCCGCCGCAGCCGCCGAAATCACGTAGAGACATGCGTCGTCGCAGAAAACAAAAGCGTCGTCATCTGTACATCACGATTATTGCTGCACTTGTGGTAGTTATTCTGATCGGTGTCAGCGGATTCTTCGGAATACGTGCTTTGAAACATTGGAAGGTCGCGAACGAAGCGAATTCGCAGAGCCAGATTGAGGATTATACGGGACCAGGCGATAAGGAAGTGACCTTTACCGTAGAATCCGGTCAGGGCGCCGCCGAAATCGCTGAGAACCTTGTCAAAGTGAAGATCGTCAAGTCCGCTGCCGCGTTTACTTCCGCGGTAAGCGGGGCTTCGGCCACGTTGTATCCGGGATCGTACGCTTTGAAGACGCATATGAAGGCGTCCGACGTGGTCAAGATTTTGTCTGACCAAAGCCAGGCCGGAGGCTTCGCCGAAGTCAAGGCCGGTGAACGTGTGTCTGATGTCATCGCAGATGCGGCGCAGGTATCGGGCATAAACGTTTCGGAATTCCAAGCCATCATAGATGGTGGGGGATCGGGAATCCTCCCTGAAGAAGCCGATGGCAAATTCGAAGGTTGGCTTGAGCCTGGCGCCTACAATGCGCAGAACAAGTCCGCTGAGGATATTATCAAAAGCATGGTCGATGCGCGCATCGCCAAGTTGGATGATCTGGGTGTGCCGACCGGCAGCGAACGCGAACGTATTTTAATCATCGCGTCCATTGCTGAATCTGAAGTGGGCAGTGACAGATACTACGGGCAGGTCGCAAGGGTTATTCTCAACCGTATCGACAGCGACATGGCGCTCGGCATGGACACGACTGTCGCCTACGGTCTAGGCATTTCCGCGAGCCAGCTTACCGATGACCAGCTGAACGATGATAGCAATCCATACAATACCCGCATTCACAAGGGGCTGACGCCGACGCCAATCAGCAATCCTGGAGACGACGCCATCAAGGCATCCATCAACCCTCCGGAAGGCAAGTGGATGTATTTCGTCACCACCAATCTGCAAACCGGCGAAACGAAATTCGTCGAAACGGAAGACGAGTTCTGGAAGATTCGCGACGAGTATAAGAACAACAACGAAAACGCGAACTAATCAGAACATAACGCCAACCGCAATGCCTATCGCCCCGGTCGCCACAATCGCCGGGGCGAATGGCGTTCTACCGGCGTAAGAAGTATGCTTTTGCGGATCAAAACGTGTCCATAGGACAATCCAGCACAAGCCGACTATGCCGATAGCAAGCCACCAAGACACTACGGCGAACAGGCCGAACATGCCGATGGCCAAACCCATAAGCAACGTGGTCGTGACGTCGCCAAATCCCAATGAACCGGGTTTCACCAAAGCAAGAGCGCATTGCAGCGCCGCCGACAGCGTGGCGAAGAGCAGTGCCTGCAGCGCTAAGAATAGTGTGTTGGCGTAGAGCGCGTATATGAGGTTCACGATAATCTGTACCACGCATCCTGCGGCGACCCATGTGCGTGGGATGCGACGTGAACGGATGTCTTCGACGCTGACGGCTAGTCCACAGATCAGACTCGGCAGGCAAATCATGTACCACATACCGTTAAGATAGTCCACTAGTTGCATTCGGAAGAAAAGGAGTTGGCATGTTGCGCTGGCAGACAGCAGGTGAGTCGCACGGTGAGGCGCTTGTCGCCATGATCGAAGGGCTGCCTGCGGGCGTCCACATCACGACAGAGGATATTGTTGGCGCGTTGGCGCGTCGTCGTCTTGGATATGGCCGTGGCGCACGTATGAAGTTCGAGCAGGACAAGGTTCGTATGCTTACTGGTGTGCGCTTCGGTGAGACCATCGGCTCCCCGGTGGCCATTGAAATCGCCAACACCGAGTGGCCGAAGTGGACTGAAGTGATGAGCGCCGACCCGCTTGATCATGAGATCGCTCGTGAGGGACGCAATGCCCCGCTGTCCCGCCCGCGCCCAGGGCATGCTGACTTGACCGGCATGCGCAAATACGGTTTTGATGACGCTCGTCCGGTACTGGAACGTTCTTCCGCACGTGAGACGGCTTCGCGTGTGGCGCTGGGCGAGGTTGCCAAGCAGTTCCTGGAGCAGACATTCGGCATCCGCACCGTTTCGCATGTGCTCTCCATTGGCGGTGCGGGCATTGCCGATCCGCAGCAGGCCACGCTTCCTAAGCCGGAGGATCTTGAAGCATTGGATGCCTCTCCGGTGCGTACGCTTGATAAGGAAGCGGAAAAGCAGATGATCACCCGCATCGATGAGGCGAAAGAGAACGCCGACACGTTGGGCGGTGTGATTGAGGTTGTAGTATACGGCGTTCCTGCGGGTGTTGGTACCTATGTCGAGTCGGATCGCCGTCTTGATGCGGCTTTGGCAAGCGCTGTGATGGGCATTCAGGCCATCAAGGGTGTGGAAATCGGTGACGGCTTCCTTGAAGCCGTGCGCCCTGGCTCCCAGGCCCATGATGAGATGGTGGTGGGTGAGGATGGTCGTATCGCTCGTCTGAGCAACCGTGCCGGTGGCATCGAGGGTGGTATGTCGAACGGCCAGCCGATTGTGGTGCGTGCGGCCATGAAGCCAATTCCTTCCATTCCGAAGGCGCTGCGAACCGTTGATGTGACCACAGGCGAACCGGCGCAAGCCATCAACCAGCGTTCTGATAACACCGCGGTTCCGGCGGCCGCGGTTGTGGCCGAGGCGATGGTACGTCTGACCATCGCGCAGTATGTGCTTGAGAAGTTCGGCGGCGACTGCGTTGCCGAGACCAAGCGCAATGCCGAGCAGTACATTGCCTCTTGGCCTGAGCATATGAGGTGATTCGTTTCATGGCTGGTATGCACAGGCCTGTCGCCGTGATCATCGGCATGATGGGTGCGGGCAAAACACGTGTCGGCAAGGAAGTGGCGCAGATGATGAATTTGCCGTTTGCCGATGCCGATAATGAGATCGAATATGATGCGGGAATGCGGATCCCCAAGTATTTCGAAAAGTACGGCGAGTTGGAATTCCGTAAACTGGAAAGCGACGTTGTGCTTGACATGCTTGAGGATTTCGATGGCATCTTTTCCTTGGGCGGGGGCGCGCCGATGACACCTTCCATCCAGGAGGGATTGGCGAGATATGTTGCGTCTGGTGGCAAGGTCGTGTATTTGATGGCTGATCCGGAAGAGGCCATGGAACGCGCGAATCGTGGTGGAGGTCGTCCGATGCTCAGCGGTGATGCCAATATGCGTTGGAAGAAACTCTATAAGGAACGTGACCCGGTGTTCAGGCGCGTGGCGAACGTGCATGTGGGCACACGCGGCCAGTCTCCGCAGGTGGCTGCGAGAAAGCTGATGGAAATGATTGATCAACGTATAGTACATGTCACCGGTTCCACCATCGAGCCGTACGATGTTCGTATCGGCGAGGGTGTGATGGGACAGCTTGCACAGGTTTTGGGCAGCAAGCCCGTCAAGGTGGCGCTTATCCACACCCAGCCGGTGCAGCGTCATTCGGATCGTGCGCGCACGCTGCTTCGTCAGGCGGGCTATGATGCGTACGACATTGTCATTCCCGATGCGGAGGCTGGCAAGACCATCGAGGTAGCCAACGGCATTTGGCAGCGCTTGGGCGATGAGGGTTTTACCCGTTCCGACGCGATCGTCGGTCTTGGTGGTGGAGCGGCAACCGATTTGGCTGGTTTTGTGGCAGCCACATGGATGCGTGGCATTCGCTATGTGAACTGCCCGACGTCGATGCTTGCCATGGTTGATGCTTCGACCGGTGGTAAAACCGGCATCAATACGCCGCAGGGAAAGAATCTGGTCGGTTCGTTCTACACTCCGGCCGGAGTGCTCGCCGACTTGAAGTCGCTCACATCGTTGCCGAACGACATTTTCATCGAAGGCTTGGGTGAGGTTGCCAAGTCCGGTTTCATCATGGATCCGGAGATCCTGCAGATCCTC from Bifidobacterium catenulatum PV20-2 encodes:
- a CDS encoding ABC transporter ATP-binding protein, which produces MMAENTVLEVKELTREFTRRGKPFAAVDHVDFTLNQGEFVAIVGRSGNGKSTLLNLITGLLKPTSGFIDLDGNDVTRLNDRQMSIVRNRTIGFVTQSQTLLQNLTVLDNVILPSILQNGKTEQCDTQVLADSYDLKATEENASDSPSEQTVDDGLPDVIAAVPAAKTQNNLVQDHAVERAHSLLRRLQVDDLAECYPKELSGGEMRRVSIARALMNGPKLLIADEPTGDLDAENTTIVMRLLQEAAKDGTAVLMVTHDPDALAYVDRTYRMDRGVLSEA
- the mltG gene encoding endolytic transglycosylase MltG; this translates as MTDNLDDFFSDNAQWVDSSDDTSFNSAMPPQPPKSRRDMRRRRKQKRRHLYITIIAALVVVILIGVSGFFGIRALKHWKVANEANSQSQIEDYTGPGDKEVTFTVESGQGAAEIAENLVKVKIVKSAAAFTSAVSGASATLYPGSYALKTHMKASDVVKILSDQSQAGGFAEVKAGERVSDVIADAAQVSGINVSEFQAIIDGGGSGILPEEADGKFEGWLEPGAYNAQNKSAEDIIKSMVDARIAKLDDLGVPTGSERERILIIASIAESEVGSDRYYGQVARVILNRIDSDMALGMDTTVAYGLGISASQLTDDQLNDDSNPYNTRIHKGLTPTPISNPGDDAIKASINPPEGKWMYFVTTNLQTGETKFVETEDEFWKIRDEYKNNNENAN
- a CDS encoding ABC transporter permease, yielding MANHITLAGLPLVNLKRKPFRTAALTIVVTMLTVAFYGGSLLSMNLEAGLNSMQERMGADLMVTPQNTKNEAEALLTNGSASTFYFTNDITGEVAKADGIDEITEQTYISSLAAACCDEKVQIIGFNPETDFVITPWIASQFDGTLQRGQIVAGASISVSSNNTVKLYGHEFPVAAQLANTGTSLDNSVFVNMQTVPDVVGYSVKVGHAAIPEDYADKAVSAVLIKVKDGYSAQQVASNITKTTGIKSLGYVYPGGITATTKTNLNVIIRYVTLFVAVFWVMGLIVLLAVFSSAMNERKREFAAYRILGANRSTLVGIIVKESAMIGALGGVVGIAVASLAIFPFSTLIGQQLQLPYLQTNIWNVLALIAVSFVFAVLTGLLASVATAVKLSAPETYLTLREGE
- a CDS encoding phage holin family protein codes for the protein MDHFISRWLILTVAAGVMVAVLPGMHAIGEPPVLGIAAFALFMALINASIKPIIHIIALPLSIVSFGLVALVINWLFMQLASWLALSFFSVGVTIDGFVWSVLGSLVMTIVSGVVGGIIGD
- the ruvX gene encoding Holliday junction resolvase RuvX; translation: MVWLGIDLGDARVGLALSDPGITLAHPAGNIQVYGDSFRALDEVVDVIEDESVDHVIVGLPLLLSGEEGKSAKKARRWTVNLERRLRAAVDDDEYSLTQVPTIELVDERLTTVTAHHQLFDAQIGGREHRPMVDQQSAVVILQTAIDRRERQEERGL
- the alaS gene encoding alanine--tRNA ligase; the protein is MRTSEIAKRYLDYFEKHGHLIVPSASLISPNPTTLFTIAGMVPFIPYLMGEQTPPKSRMASNQKCVRTLDIDEVGKTTRHGTFFQMLGNFSFGDYFKEEAIHYAYELLTTPQDKGGYGFDPEKLWMTTFTDDEEARSMWKNEGVDPEHIQIMGMEDNFWTTGGPGPGGPCSEIYVDRGPEYGVEGGPIADENRYIEIWDLVFENYEVDNVKSKTDLHIVGELENKNIDTGAGLERLAYLMQGKQNIYETDEVFPVIEAAQKLSGRMYGDDEAMDVRFRIVADHVRSALMIMSDGVRPSNNGRGYVLRRLLRRTVKAMRELGVTGPVMPTLLPTSKAAMEPSYPELNNTFRDVSEAAYGEEDAFRRTLESGTEIFDLAVAKAKESGSDAVSGEDAFKLHDTYGFPIEITLEMAADQGVKVDEAKFRELMAEQKSRARADALKKRHNVDLSVYDDFKKTLVQPIDFLGYTDMSARAKVLGIMQEGKGSVPAATGPANIEVILDRTPFYAQAGGQLADQGEILSDDGAVLEVDDVQKPIKDLIVHQCRLTEGTLVVGAEVNANIDLDRRGAIARAHTATHMVHKALREELGPQATQRGSEDAPNRLRFDFQWSSAPSKDAMNSVEARVNEKLRENLAVTTQEMKFDDAIALGAMHLFGEKYGDVVRVVSIGEDGWSRELCGGTHIDHVGKIGAVNIMSEASIGSGVRRVDAVVGESAYEFNAREHALVSQLSDMVNARPDELADRVNALLAKLKESDRRLAAMYESQLSASVPVLVAETKASQAPVKVAAKNVEHFGSFDALRKTVLDVRGQLGEENPVVVALSGVNEEGKPMVAVATNEAARKQGIKAGDLVRGASKILGGGGGGKPDFAQGGGADATKIDEALEALVHQAMKG
- a CDS encoding histidine phosphatase family protein; its protein translation is MLLHLHLVRHGQTFFNRYNRLQGWSNSPLTESGIADADKAANKLKDFDFAAAYCSDTTRAQMTAQHILDVNEASGHVRPQLMSDMHFREQFYGYFEGQDMGVAWTAAGGPHGAKNYNDIVEQYGLGATRDFLKEADPFHDAESDAEYWARVEAGFALIASNPMLKDGDDVLQISHGNTLLSLMHRFAPEGYDLSERPANGSVTVLDFDTTKPIEEAVSVISYNQ
- the rpsD gene encoding 30S ribosomal protein S4, with amino-acid sequence MTNVQRSRRQVRLSRALGIALTPKAQRIFEKRPYAPGEHGRTRRRTESDYAVRLREKQRLRAQYGISEKQLRAAYEKGTHTAGQTGNAMLTDLETRLDALVLRAGFARTTAQARQFVVHRHILVDGNIVDRPSYRVKPGQTIQVKAKSQTMVPFQAAAEGVHRDVLPAVPGYLDVNLPSLKAALTRKPEAEEIPVQVNIQYVVEFYAR
- a CDS encoding DUF948 domain-containing protein, which produces MGVGEIAGLIAAIAFAILAGFMIYPLIRLGKLFDQIAETVKDTGDHAIPALDESVITVQQVNKSLEDVNKISAAASTTANNVGALTDLYGSFLGKPIIKVASAAYALKTTAQSFMNKKNINSAASNKGE
- a CDS encoding prepilin peptidase → MWYMICLPSLICGLAVSVEDIRSRRIPRTWVAAGCVVQIIVNLIYALYANTLFLALQALLFATLSAALQCALALVKPGSLGFGDVTTTLLMGLAIGMFGLFAVVSWWLAIGIVGLCWIVLWTRFDPQKHTSYAGRTPFAPAIVATGAIGIAVGVMF